The Hippoglossus hippoglossus isolate fHipHip1 chromosome 16, fHipHip1.pri, whole genome shotgun sequence genomic sequence CTCTGACCACGGCAGGTGAAAACAACATGGACCCAGGCGAGTATGACGCAATGGTGTGGGCGGCCAAACCTGCACTGCCAGATATGCTTCCTTCAAGACTGAACCTTCCTCTTGAAGTAAAGGCTCAATACATGGAGAAGATGTGAGTATGATTTGATACAGTGACCTTCTTTGTTCTCTCAGcaactttccttaacattgtaAAACTTCTGTTGGTTCCAGCATGAACATGATGCGGGACATGTACGACACCATGTCTGACCATCAAAGAGCTTCTGTGGTAAAATGGGTAAAAGGGCAGATCACTCAGAATTACTTCAACTGCACAATGACGCCAGCATCTGACTCAGGAGGGGAGTCAAGGCCATCAGGTCAGTAAACGCTCTctgcaataataaaaacagctaCGCACTCGTTTATACAGTATTCTATGAAGGACATAAAATGACATTagtagaaaaaataaatagataaataagtacaggaaaacatttattctgttGGTAATGAAAAAGGctactcctttttttttttaataatacatttttacatttatttattaatttatctacatttatttttctatttattttgtattcatttatttatacatttatttacttatttatatatttatttctgtgtccaaATGTAAatgagagcaaagagaaaaactagTAGAGTACGAGCCATAAAAGCAAAAAGCAGCTTCTCTGATGCAAAATCATGTGATTgaataacaattatttattctGTAGATTCTATGGAACGCTGCAAAAGTTCACTGAAATGGCTGAACTTGAAAGCGATGAAAACGTTTGGGCCTTACATCTCCCGCCTAACTCTGCACGATGTGGATTCCTCTCCCAAAGAGATGGTGAGGTGCAAAGGATGATAAAGAGCCTCTGGAACTGGAAGTACCAAATAACAAGATTTTATGTTGGTTGATGACCTTTCgccttttctcctccagctgtgtgAATTTTTCAAGTCGGACCGGTTCACATCCACCTTGAGCAGAATGAGCAAGATGAAACCCAGCCTGAGCAAGAAGTTTCTGGAAAGGATTCAGGAGTGCTACGGTGGAAGTGGGGAGTTGGcgaaacacacagacaagtaTGTGTATTCTTGCACCGATGTGTGAAGGTTACTGCATTACAGCTGTTTTTTTATCAGGACCTTGTTTGCAAAAGATGAGTCATCATGCTCAAAAGGAATTAGGGATTTCCACTTATCATGTAGTTTCCTCAGAAATCAGACAAGAGCAGATGAACATACTTTAATGTCTAAGTTGTTTATATTCACCAACCTGATGCTGGAAGTAGGGGTCTGCAGCGCCCACTAGTGGCAAGGAGATTTAACTGCAAGGCGGAAAAGGTtaacaaatcaatgaaaagataaattttaatacaattttttaGTGCACCATTTTCAGAGTGGTTTAGCATTTCGACAGacattttctaatttaataatttagcaAATTTTGATTTAATATCAGATTATTCTGAATATGTATCTGATGCACAAAATTTAAAACATGCAGTGGTGGGAATAAtaggttatatatatatctttgcTGCAggttgaaatataaaatgttcttaAATTTCTATACAATGTTGCTGGCCAAtcaaattaatataaatttaTAAATTTTGCTGCATCACTGCTTTGaatataatgttattatataGACTTCCAGCATCACTGATATTGACTGTCTGCCACAAATGTCAGATCTTTGCTTTGTTATTGATTCTGTTTGAGGTGGAAAAGTCTTAGATGTACCAACTAGAGAAAGAGAGCATCGCCACAGTCATTCACTCactataaaagaaaaatgcagtCATCCCTTTAACCGTCCACAGGCTCGGCACACTGGCTTGTTATTACGATGCTCCAGACCTGCCTCCTGATCTCAGCAAGAAACTCCTCTCTCAGCTTGACAACTGCAACAACCCTAGAAGCAGAAAGGTATCACTGACTCGCTTATTCTTTCACACATGTCCCTCTTCAGCCGGGACTGAAGTTACACATTTCATGAATCTTCTCTTGTTGACGCTTTGTGTTTTACTTCATCCTAACTGAAGCTGAGGAAGCACCTTGTCCAGTCTGTGATGTCAAGTTCCAACGCTGCTCAGTCAGTACATGAGCTGGGCAGTAGCGTTACCTTGTTGTCTCCCAAACAACTGTCCGAACTCCCTGACACCGATCGCGAAGACATCCTCAAAAATACGGGGCCCAATGTCCGGTGGACGAAAAGACAGCTGATGGCTCTGCTCATGTCAAAACAGGACGGCAAAAAGGTGAGCATGCAGGGTTGGCAGCTTGTCTCAACTTCTTCTTCCTTCCCTCTGATACTTGTCTCAATCTGCTTGACTTTAGTGTAAAGAGGTTACACTTGAGGAGCTGATCACCCTCCAGTCAGTTGTAGAAGGTTTGCCGAGGTGCATGCTCAAGCGCATCAGAGCCCGGGAGATCCTGGATGATCCAGATGCTCTGAGGAACATCTcaaagaggatgaggagggggcaGCTGAAGACCATGCTGATGGGGGTGAGTGAGGAGAGGGAAGCGGGAAAGAGACGCTAACTACAGAGCAAACCCGAGAGAATGATAGATTATATTAGAAAACAAAATCCAAGGAAAGCAACAGACAATTTTGAGTGAAAAATGATGTGTGCTGTCTGTGATATCATTTACAGTCTAAACACAATCTCAGAAAGAGTTCAATGTTTCTCTGTAGCTGCGTAAAGATGTGAATTCCTCGGAGCTGTTGTCGAAGCTGTCCGACCCTTTGCTTCGCGTTCTGTCTCTAAACGtcctgaggaaaacaaacagcactttTTTGGACCAAGTGGAGACAAGAACCTGGAGTCAGTCACAGGTATTGCAGATGAatgctctttttgttttatcaatCAGCCATGAATATATCATTTAATTGTTGAATAAGGCGGTTTCAAAGTTAATTCTGTAATGAGATTCATAAACAACTGGTGCAATGTTTCcctcttttattgtttttttcctcaggcAGCATACCTGGCAAAAAAGATGCATGACCAAAATCCGTTAAACTATAGGTAAGATAAGAGATCTATCTCATCAGTCATTAAATAAGACAGTAGCATCCTGGAGCTTCTAAAATATCTTTGATTATATATAATGAACCAGAATGGACCTTAGTAGAGCATGTACCtcgccaaagcccaacagtccctttaaattcaatcaagccgcaacaaatttcacacactcatttataTCGGTTTCCTAAATGtccctgttttttctttccttcaagatccatgaaatattctcaaggaaatttgtgaaaatgtaaaaaagaaaatgcctatctcgcaatgttaaagaaagtgagaaacaaaTTCATGCATCTGCTCCTTTGGCTGGACCCACggaaatgtaatggcttctttcttgtcgcatctttccaccaagttacatggaaatccgttcagtagtttttacttaacaacaaaacaaatcgaCCAACAAACAAAGTGGCCAAAAAATAACCTCTAGAGGTGATATTGAGAAATGTTTCTCTTCAGGACCTCATCACAGAAAAGGAGCTTAATCAAAGTCATGTTTACTACAGacttaatataaaatgtgtatattaTAAGTTGTTTTCCATTATCTGCATATTCTTGTTGCTGTATGTGAATTCTCTGCTATGGCTTCACATGCGTACTTTCTAAATATCATTGGCTGAAACAGGAGGCTGCGTTCACTCCTCCAGGGTGTGACCTGTAAGATGATTGGAACAGTTGCGGACAAAGACTCACTGGACATGGCTCAGGCCATAACTGAGAATCCACAGTGGCTCTCCAAAGTgcaggtatatatatatatatatatatatatatatatatacatatacacatatacatatatacatatactcacacatacacgtacAGTCATCTGTGAATTAAAACCTAatgataacaaatgtgttttcaggcgATATGTGCGTCCCGAAAGCTTTTTGCGACTTTGGAGAAAAAGAGACCTTACTATTTCCGAACcatcacagaggaggagctggatgaCACTCCTACGCTCTTGCTTCTTCACCTGCCGTAAACAGACACTCTTCATTTTTCCTGTCTCGTTTCGATTTTCCTGATTTTCTATAATAAAGTGTCACAGCCTGAGATCTCATTTCCATTGTCCCAGGCCTGCCAAGGTGAAGGACTTGCCTGACTCGGTGTGTCCGGTCTTCCTCGACAAGATGGAAGTGGCCAACATGAGCTCATTACCAGTGCGCGCCCCGTCTCGCCCTGCActcctgcagagggcgctgcgCTGCCTGTCCAAAGTACGCACAGGGATGCATGCATTTAGTGCTTCAATGGTGGTGGAGAGTGAGGTTTAGCATTTCAGCCCCAAATCTCTTGATGATGTTGATTGTGAAGCCATTTAATAAACGCATTAAACCACCAGTATCACATAATGAGGCCAGTGGCTTGAGACGTTTTTCTGTACATTCGCAGGGGGAGGATTTGTCCGAACTGACCACTGAGGATGTGTCCAGGCTTGGCCAGCTGTTGTGTGAGCTGTCTGCTTCCCAACTTCGCCTCATGAACCCTGATGTCATGCGCTCCAGCCTGTGGGACATGGCCACCTGCCTGCATATTCCTCAACGCCACAGAATGGATCTAATACAGCTGCTCATCCAGACTTATAAGTAGGACGTTCTCCCTGTGGGCACTGGAGTTACTACAGAGAAACATAGAGGAAGTGtgatgcatttttttcttcttcttcagggaTC encodes the following:
- the otoa gene encoding otoancorin isoform X2, with the translated sequence MASKGGTFLLLLAVACAASAKPQYKMPGKFNFKNMAQKLMMKCQKMGYQMPTMMQQSPVFNYRQLDLPVEETNEDLSSSNLSTFLDALKLATEDASKDSLGRVTMADSDETPYKMWNCTKLQQMIRLMRNSSEASACYMQAVVAPMSWTTLTTAGENNMDPGEYDAMVWAAKPALPDMLPSRLNLPLEVKAQYMEKIMNMMRDMYDTMSDHQRASVVKWVKGQITQNYFNCTMTPASDSGGESRPSDSMERCKSSLKWLNLKAMKTFGPYISRLTLHDVDSSPKEMLCEFFKSDRFTSTLSRMSKMKPSLSKKFLERIQECYGGSGELAKHTDKLGTLACYYDAPDLPPDLSKKLLSQLDNCNNPRSRKLRKHLVQSVMSSSNAAQSVHELGSSVTLLSPKQLSELPDTDREDILKNTGPNVRWTKRQLMALLMSKQDGKKCKEVTLEELITLQSVVEGLPRCMLKRIRAREILDDPDALRNISKRMRRGQLKTMLMGLRKDVNSSELLSKLSDPLLRVLSLNVLRKTNSTFLDQVETRTWSQSQAAYLAKKMHDQNPLNYRRLRSLLQGVTCKMIGTVADKDSLDMAQAITENPQWLSKVQAICASRKLFATLEKKRPYYFRTITEEELDDTPTLLLLHLPPAKVKDLPDSVCPVFLDKMEVANMSSLPVRAPSRPALLQRALRCLSKGEDLSELTTEDVSRLGQLLCELSASQLRLMNPDVMRSSLWDMATCLHIPQRHRMDLIQLLIQTYKDPSDWSAETMEALGPLLLLDDNATSALPNKPWMKDVLYFLRSRLPYVSDALKKKLFYLTITPPSNSERRKRAADITSTGTPTISLMEELEMDNVFWMPAQMDKMSIDTFVSTVETLGRVTDYNADQLNMLGKKATEAFGPVSQMTESVVMQMGCIIRGFSNTDLATLPISLDAMEDITGCGWMESQMESVWMGVAKYNNLMAQELGAAEMVMLNQFICGLNHSEIRQLDMEAFKDAVGSMGDIQCPYQVARQLKSLAVSAFGEPSSWTEAHVSDLGNIIAGLDRTELASLKESVCPFFSETSIPLIPADNFAGLSASQLEALGPDNAAMVTTEQLAALGDEQQAALKRAGTGSQEEKPNTSESGAPSLSVEGISAFMKPLLVFLIGLLFL
- the otoa gene encoding otoancorin isoform X1, which translates into the protein MGNKTHEELLNKPGRNSLVKCDGQFQTYSTDRQGGPLTMASKGGTFLLLLAVACAASAKPQYKMPGKFNFKNMAQKLMMKCQKMGYQMPTMMQQSPVFNYRQLDLPVEETNEDLSSSNLSTFLDALKLATEDASKDSLGRVTMADSDETPYKMWNCTKLQQMIRLMRNSSEASACYMQAVVAPMSWTTLTTAGENNMDPGEYDAMVWAAKPALPDMLPSRLNLPLEVKAQYMEKIMNMMRDMYDTMSDHQRASVVKWVKGQITQNYFNCTMTPASDSGGESRPSDSMERCKSSLKWLNLKAMKTFGPYISRLTLHDVDSSPKEMLCEFFKSDRFTSTLSRMSKMKPSLSKKFLERIQECYGGSGELAKHTDKLGTLACYYDAPDLPPDLSKKLLSQLDNCNNPRSRKLRKHLVQSVMSSSNAAQSVHELGSSVTLLSPKQLSELPDTDREDILKNTGPNVRWTKRQLMALLMSKQDGKKCKEVTLEELITLQSVVEGLPRCMLKRIRAREILDDPDALRNISKRMRRGQLKTMLMGLRKDVNSSELLSKLSDPLLRVLSLNVLRKTNSTFLDQVETRTWSQSQAAYLAKKMHDQNPLNYRRLRSLLQGVTCKMIGTVADKDSLDMAQAITENPQWLSKVQAICASRKLFATLEKKRPYYFRTITEEELDDTPTLLLLHLPPAKVKDLPDSVCPVFLDKMEVANMSSLPVRAPSRPALLQRALRCLSKGEDLSELTTEDVSRLGQLLCELSASQLRLMNPDVMRSSLWDMATCLHIPQRHRMDLIQLLIQTYKDPSDWSAETMEALGPLLLLDDNATSALPNKPWMKDVLYFLRSRLPYVSDALKKKLFYLTITPPSNSERRKRAADITSTGTPTISLMEELEMDNVFWMPAQMDKMSIDTFVSTVETLGRVTDYNADQLNMLGKKATEAFGPVSQMTESVVMQMGCIIRGFSNTDLATLPISLDAMEDITGCGWMESQMESVWMGVAKYNNLMAQELGAAEMVMLNQFICGLNHSEIRQLDMEAFKDAVGSMGDIQCPYQVARQLKSLAVSAFGEPSSWTEAHVSDLGNIIAGLDRTELASLKESVCPFFSETSIPLIPADNFAGLSASQLEALGPDNAAMVTTEQLAALGDEQQAALKRAGTGSQEEKPNTSESGAPSLSVEGISAFMKPLLVFLIGLLFL